The Lysobacter luteus genome contains the following window.
TACGCCAGGCCCTGGACGTCGTGGAGTCTGCGCGCGCGTCGCGCGGCACCGCCGACGGCCGCATGACGCGGCTGGTTGCCGATTACGCCGCGACCAACGTATCGGACAAGGTGTTGCGGATCCTGCTCAGCTACACGTCTTACGTGAACCGGAAGGTTTGGCACAAACCCTCCTGAGCCGCCCTCACCCGCCGCGGCGTCGAGCCGCGGCCAGCGTCGTGAACGTGGTTTCGAGATGATCGATCGCGACGTCGACCGAGAACGCCCGCTCCATGAAGCGGCGCCCCCGTCGCCCTTGTTCGAACGTGGCATCCGGCTGATCGAGCATGTCGGCCAGCACCTCGACGAAGGTGTCAGAGGCGTCCGTCGCGCTGTAGCGAACACCCGAGCGCACGTCATCGTGCTTCCGGAGCAGGTCCGGCAGGGGCGTGGACAGCACCGGAAGCCCGCATGCCTGGTATTGCAGGATCTTGATCGGAATGATGTCTCGCGTGATGTCGTTGATCTCGAACGGATTCACCGCCACCCGACCGAGAGACAGATAACGCGGCACATCCTGGTACGACACCATTCCGGTGAGGATCACACAGGATTGCAGCCCCGACGCGTTGACTTCCGCAGCCAGGGCATCGTCCAGTTCACCGCCGCCCACGATCAGCAGTTTTGCCTTCGGACGGCGCCGTACGATGTCGGCCATCCGACGAATTAGCCCGATCAACCCGCTGAACGCGTATGTCGTACCGAGGAACACGATCACTTCGTCGCCGTCGCGCAGTCCGTACCGTTCCATCAACGCGGTGTCAGGCGTGCGCGGCAAGAAGTGTACACAGTCCACGCCATGATCGAGGACGCTGGCTGGCACTGCGTCCCCCGCCAGCGAGCGCACGTAGTCCCCCATCTTTTCGTTGGTCACGAGCACATGGTCTGCATTGCGATAGATGTAGCGCTCGCCCGCGCGCAGGATGGCCTGCGAGGCACGATCCGGCCTCAGCTGGTGGTACGCATCAAGTACACGGTAGATGGCAGGCACACCGTGTCGGCGTGCCAAGCGGATTGCCTGCGTGCCGTTGATGAAGACCGAGTAGACGAAGACCGCATCGATATTGCCCTGGCGCAGCCGCGACGAGAGCATTCGATGGAAACGTGCTCGCGCCTCGAAGTACTTGAGGACAGGCACGTTGCCGTGGGGGATCGGCGTGAGCGAGATCTCGCCCTCACCGGTCCGGCTCACGCGCTGCGTTCCGGACGAGGTGACCCGAGCCTCGCTGAAGTCGATGACCTCCACTGCGTGCCCACGTCCGGCCAACCGCTCCGCAAAGTCCTGATACTCGTAGACAGGCTTGTCGAGGTAGCTGACTTCGTGACACCAGAGGATTTTCATCTGTCGGATCCGTGATCTGTACAAGAAGTGCCCGGGGCGAGCAAGCGGGAATACATCGCAGCGAATCAGCCTGGCCGACCACCACTCAGCGTCATCAGCAGGACACCACACGACACCAGCACCAGCCCTGCCCATTGGGCCGCGGAGAGTCGCTCGTCGTAGAGAACCCAACTCGACAACGCGATCAGTACGTAGAACAGGGCGCCGGAAATCGCGAATGCCATGCCGAGCTTCACGCGGCTGACGACGACCACCCAGACGATGAAACCGATCCCCTGGATCGCGACCGCCATGATCACGCTCGGGGACAGGCACGCGGCCAGAAGCCATTGCACACCCGTCGGCACCGGATCGCGCGCGGCGATCTGCGTCACCGCGCGTTTGACGAGCAACTGGCTGCCCAGTGTTGAACAGGTGACGAAGATGATCATCAGGATTTCGCGGATCATTGCACTGTCTCTTGTTGAATCGTCTGACCTGGAGCGTCGTTCGAATCCGTTGTACCGGGCAATCTGACGAAGAGGCGGACAGCGCTATCGGCTGGTGCGGGCAGTTCGCGGAGACAGGCGAGATCGCTCTCCGGCACCGCATCCGTGTACGCCAGCCGGGTCACACCAAGGCGGTCCATCTGTTTGCCACAGACATTGAGCGACACCCGGTACATATCCGGATGCAGGAGGGTGAACGCGGGCTCGGGAAGAGCCGGCGCTGATTCGAACACGACATGCGCATAGCGGTTCCAGACATCCGTATACGCACCCGACGGATCTAGCTCGTCGACGAGGGCGCGGTCCGGCACCATCTTCGAACCCGTCACCACGTGCAGACCGCGCGCCTTCAAGCCCTGTGAAAAGACAAAATTTCCGACAACCGCCCATGTATCCGAGTTTGGATCGTCTGCGTCGTTTGCGGCGCTCAGCACTGGCTTTTCGAGGATGGCCGATAGTCCGCTTACGAGTGGGTTAACCATCAACGAGGGCAACAGCGCCATGATCAATCCGAAGGCAAAAACGCCAAGACGGCCCAAACCTATACCGGCGACCATGCAAGCGGACGCCAAAGTTCCGATGAGCAACACTTTAAGGGTGAAGAAGTTCGGGTCGATCGCTTGCAGCCAGCCGCCAAAGACAAGGAGCAGCGGAACGACCATCAGGACGAACATCAATCGCACGGAGGCGGACCGATACTGAATATCCCCGCTCACCATGCGGGACAGCAACACGATGCTGGCGAGCACGGATCCCAATCCGAATCCCAGCATTGCGCGTGCACCCGGCACCCAGCCCCAACCGATTTTCTGCAGGACCCACTCGAACGGCCCAGGCAGGGAAAGGCCCACCCATGCTCCGACCACTAAGCAGTAGGCGCCGAGGACCGCAATCAAAGCGCCGGATCTTCTCAGCAGAGACTTGATCTTCACAACGGCGAAAACGAAGGGCGCCAAGATGATGAAGCTGGACGCTTCGGACGCGTTGGTTGGCGGAAAGGGGACATAAAGTCCATCCGACCGTAGGCCTTCGAAATAGCCCGAGAACTGCCGGACGAGCGAAAACTCCCCGCTTTCAGAAATCCGATGCCCGGGATAGCTCGTAGCGAGCATGATCTCGATAGTAGGAAGCGCCTGCCGCACGTAAAGGAAGGCGGCGACACCCGCCAGGGCAACCGCTCCCAACAGCAACGCGCCTCTCGCAACGATTATGCTTCGAAACGAAGCCCATCGCCCGTCCTCGAGCGCGAGTCCCACGATGAGCGCAACGCCCAGGTAAGCAAGCGGAATGATGAACGGCGGGTAGGGATGCATCATTAGATTGAGCGCGGAGAATCCAATTAATCCCGCACCTACAGTCATCCATCTCCGACGGCGACCGAACATCAGATAAGCAGCGCCGATCACGGCGCATGCAAACCCGATCAGGATTTCCGGCAGATTGCTCGAGAACCACCATTGGGTGAACGATGACCCATACACCCACACCGCTCCCAGGCACGATATGACGACCTGACCTCGTGTCAGCAGCGCGCACAGCCAGAAAAACGACAACAGCAAACCGAACGTCTTGTATGCCCACCACCAGGAGAATCCGGTCTCAACACCGAACAGATGGAAGCCGTAATACTTGGGCTGAAGAACGGCCGCCGGTCCACCCACCGGCAGGCTCGCGATCAACGGAGCACCCGCGCCACCTACGGATGGATTGCGCGACTCGTACCCGTTAGCAACCTGCGAGAGCACCCACGGAGACTGCGTGTTCCACTCATCCGAACGTATGTGCTTGGGGCTCCCCAGATCGATCATCTGGTCAACAGGTCTTGCGGGATACATTTCCTCCCAAACACCGATGGAGGATTGATGGAGGTTCAATCCCACGTAGACGACCGCTGAAAGCAACAGCGCGACCACGACGCCCGCTGCCTTTGGCGATACGATCAGGATGCCCTCGTCGCTCATGAAGCGCGCGCCTCGCATTAGCCAAGGTTCAGGACCCCAACGTCGCGTCGGCAAGCGGCGCCACCCCAATGGCACGAGCCAAGTCAACACAATCCATGCGCCGGCCGCCGCGACGATGATGCCGAACCAATAGTTGAACAGGCTTCGAAAATCGACCCTGCCGGCTCCCTTCGGCAGAGTAAAATCGACGAACGGGTCCGGCTCGTCCAGTACCCACACAAGTTCGCCTGCATCACCTGCCACTGCATGCAGACGCATTTGGTTCTCGGTGCCTTTCGCCCCTGCGAGGGAAGCGCCGACGAGCGTCCGACGCGCGCCAGGCACAGCGATGTCGATCCTCCGCAGCGAAAACTCACCGGCACTTCTACCGGGGTCCACGCGTATACGTTCAATCCCATTCTTGATCGGCAGTTCAACAACGTACTCGTGCCACTGCCCATCGGAAATCAGTGCAAAGGGAATGCTTCGCTCGGGACTGTATTCCTCGCCACCGCTTGAGTAGAAGATCTCGCCGTCGGTACCGGCGCTGGTACGCGCCTCCAGGATGACATCTACCTTGCTGGCACTGACGCCGGCAAGATTGAGTGCCCAAGCGACGAGCAAGGCGAACCCGATTGCACCCAGCCAACGACCTCGATCAGGCCAGCCGCCACCGAACGAACGCGCCACTGCCACCCCGGGCTCGCCTGAATTCATCATTTCCTAGTTATTCCCCGGGTGGCACCCGTAAGCTGCGCGGACAACGGCCCGGACATCGGTAGCCGCGGACGCAATGACTGCTTTAGCAAGGCCTCAATCCTTATGACGGGGAGGGAACGCGTAGTCAAAGGTGTCTCCCACGATGGCCAGGTTCGGGCTGTACGCTGGATCCCGCGCGATTATTCGCGGCCAGCGCTCTTTCATGATATTGACCTCATGGAGGAACCGTTCGCGCCTCTCGGGGACATCATCCGGCCCGCGCGAAGCGGACTCGTGATGGACCAGCTCCGAATACGGCGTCCAGAGATTCCGATAGCCCCGGGCATGGATCCGAAGGCAGAGATCGACGTCGTTGTAAGCGACCGCCAGACCTTCGTCCAGGCCGCCCACATCCTCGTAGAGCGACTTGCGCAACACCATGCACGCAGCAGTGACGGCCGAATAGTTCTGCAGCAACCGCGCGCGGAACATGTGCCCGAACCAGCCCTTCGGCCGCCCGCCATATGCGCTGACGGCGACGCCGTTGAAGCCAAGCACGATGCCCGCGTGCTGGATCGTGCCGTCGGGGAAATACAGCATCGCGCCCACCGCACCGATGTCTGGCCGCAGAGCCTGCGAGACCATTTCCTTCAGCCAGTCGGGCGAGGTCACCTCAATGTCATTGTTGAGCAGGCAAATCACTTCGCCGCTCGCGTGTTTCACGCCCAGGTTGTTGAGCTCGGAATAATTGAAGGGCGCACCGTGCCTGATGACGCGCACACGACTGTCCTGAGTCATCCGCGCCAGATAGTCGAGCGTTCTCCGCTCGACGGAACCGTTGTCGACGATCACCACTTCTAAGTCGGGGTAGTCGGTGTCTTGCAGTATGCCGCGCACGGCCATGGACAGCAGTTCCGAGCGGTCGCGTGTCGCGATGACAACGGATACCTTCGGCGGCTGCGCGGGCAGTGCGTTGCGGATACGATAGTTGCCCGGATGCCGGGGAATCTCCATAACCTCCGCATCGCGACCGACCCGTTCGAGATGCGACTGCAGGCTCTTCATCGCAGCCAAGTGGGCGTAGTTCTTTTCGCCAGGCGCCAGCGCGGTCGAACCGGGGATGGCGCGCCAGTGATAGAGCACATGGGGCACGTGGCCGATCTGGTCGGAGTCGAGCTGCTCGATGCAGCGCAATGCGAGATCCCAGTCCTGGCTACCCTCGAATCCGCCGCGGAACCGCCCCACGGACTCGACCAGTGCCCGC
Protein-coding sequences here:
- a CDS encoding glycosyltransferase; translated protein: MKILWCHEVSYLDKPVYEYQDFAERLAGRGHAVEVIDFSEARVTSSGTQRVSRTGEGEISLTPIPHGNVPVLKYFEARARFHRMLSSRLRQGNIDAVFVYSVFINGTQAIRLARRHGVPAIYRVLDAYHQLRPDRASQAILRAGERYIYRNADHVLVTNEKMGDYVRSLAGDAVPASVLDHGVDCVHFLPRTPDTALMERYGLRDGDEVIVFLGTTYAFSGLIGLIRRMADIVRRRPKAKLLIVGGGELDDALAAEVNASGLQSCVILTGMVSYQDVPRYLSLGRVAVNPFEINDITRDIIPIKILQYQACGLPVLSTPLPDLLRKHDDVRSGVRYSATDASDTFVEVLADMLDQPDATFEQGRRGRRFMERAFSVDVAIDHLETTFTTLAAARRRGG
- a CDS encoding SMR family transporter — its product is MIREILMIIFVTCSTLGSQLLVKRAVTQIAARDPVPTGVQWLLAACLSPSVIMAVAIQGIGFIVWVVVVSRVKLGMAFAISGALFYVLIALSSWVLYDERLSAAQWAGLVLVSCGVLLMTLSGGRPG
- a CDS encoding DUF7657 domain-containing protein encodes the protein MMNSGEPGVAVARSFGGGWPDRGRWLGAIGFALLVAWALNLAGVSASKVDVILEARTSAGTDGEIFYSSGGEEYSPERSIPFALISDGQWHEYVVELPIKNGIERIRVDPGRSAGEFSLRRIDIAVPGARRTLVGASLAGAKGTENQMRLHAVAGDAGELVWVLDEPDPFVDFTLPKGAGRVDFRSLFNYWFGIIVAAAGAWIVLTWLVPLGWRRLPTRRWGPEPWLMRGARFMSDEGILIVSPKAAGVVVALLLSAVVYVGLNLHQSSIGVWEEMYPARPVDQMIDLGSPKHIRSDEWNTQSPWVLSQVANGYESRNPSVGGAGAPLIASLPVGGPAAVLQPKYYGFHLFGVETGFSWWWAYKTFGLLLSFFWLCALLTRGQVVISCLGAVWVYGSSFTQWWFSSNLPEILIGFACAVIGAAYLMFGRRRRWMTVGAGLIGFSALNLMMHPYPPFIIPLAYLGVALIVGLALEDGRWASFRSIIVARGALLLGAVALAGVAAFLYVRQALPTIEIMLATSYPGHRISESGEFSLVRQFSGYFEGLRSDGLYVPFPPTNASEASSFIILAPFVFAVVKIKSLLRRSGALIAVLGAYCLVVGAWVGLSLPGPFEWVLQKIGWGWVPGARAMLGFGLGSVLASIVLLSRMVSGDIQYRSASVRLMFVLMVVPLLLVFGGWLQAIDPNFFTLKVLLIGTLASACMVAGIGLGRLGVFAFGLIMALLPSLMVNPLVSGLSAILEKPVLSAANDADDPNSDTWAVVGNFVFSQGLKARGLHVVTGSKMVPDRALVDELDPSGAYTDVWNRYAHVVFESAPALPEPAFTLLHPDMYRVSLNVCGKQMDRLGVTRLAYTDAVPESDLACLRELPAPADSAVRLFVRLPGTTDSNDAPGQTIQQETVQ
- a CDS encoding glycosyltransferase family 2 protein; this translates as MKHIEGTIDPILTPLQQLQAAGKTEHGFPLWRATGDDPAFLCRIDPIPGGWYQLDLRVDVVSGRLSTPCLYVDYGQGFSEAGKIEFAVDVGAGGRFDGNMVVMFPAPVVALRFDPTIMKAKLGLPNPRLHRLGRVEAARRLVADGLRARTGFQARMRFVLEILRRGVSGGRRALGDFLYASSRVHHHRSMDPLDYGRWLDTYGSLPGATETSGSETGTAGPLVSVVMPTYNTPERWLRRCIESVREQTYTNWELCIADDASPQPHVARILDEYARLDPRVRYVVRDTNGHISHASNTALDIARGEYIALLDHDDELHPRALQEMMSGFAAHPRWRMAYSDEDKIDDQGMRFDPYFKPDWNHDLLLSHNCVSHFGVYERALVESVGRFRGGFEGSQDWDLALRCIEQLDSDQIGHVPHVLYHWRAIPGSTALAPGEKNYAHLAAMKSLQSHLERVGRDAEVMEIPRHPGNYRIRNALPAQPPKVSVVIATRDRSELLSMAVRGILQDTDYPDLEVVIVDNGSVERRTLDYLARMTQDSRVRVIRHGAPFNYSELNNLGVKHASGEVICLLNNDIEVTSPDWLKEMVSQALRPDIGAVGAMLYFPDGTIQHAGIVLGFNGVAVSAYGGRPKGWFGHMFRARLLQNYSAVTAACMVLRKSLYEDVGGLDEGLAVAYNDVDLCLRIHARGYRNLWTPYSELVHHESASRGPDDVPERRERFLHEVNIMKERWPRIIARDPAYSPNLAIVGDTFDYAFPPRHKD